From the Candidatus Aegiribacteria sp. genome, the window CAGAGGGAATTGGCGATACCATCCGGATCTCACTGTCCGGAAATCCGGAAAAGGAACCAGCAGTAGCATGGGAAATTCTCTCATCTCTTGGAATACGGCAAAGATTTCCGCGGTTAGTGTGCTGTCCAACATGTGCCAGATCCCGAATTGATGTGGAGAAACTGGCTTTATCTGTTCAGCAGCATCTTACCGGAATTGAAGGAGATTTTACATTAGCTATCATGGGGTGCGAAGTTAACGGACCGGGAGAAGCTCGAGAGGCAGATATTGCACTGATTGGAACCCCCTCTGGAGTTCAGCTCTTTGTTGATGGAATAAATACTGGAGAACTTGAGATGTCTGATCTAGCCCGGCATCTTGACAAGGTTGTAGATTCATATATTCGAGAAAAACGTGGAACTTCAGGAGGATGTAACTGTGGTTGCAAAGAAAACAATTCAGATTCAACTTGAAAGACTTGCCGAGGAGCAGTTTGAAGAACTCGATGTGCGCTTCACAGATGCTCTGGGGAACTGGCGCCATGTCACTGTACCGGCTTCAGTCGTCGATGAGGAATTTTTTCGTCGGGGAATAGGTTTTGATGGATCTACATTAAAAGGCATGACCCTTACCGAGTCGGGAGATCTGATTCTTCAGCCAGATCCCAGAAGAGTTTTTGAGGATCCGTTTACAGCGAGAAAAACGCTTGTTGTATTCGCTGACATAATACACCCTGATACAGGTAATCCTTTCGCAAAGGATCCAAGAGGAGTAGCCCGGAAAGCAGCCGGTTATCTGAGATCATCAGGGATGGCGACAGACAGTTTCTGGGCACCGGAGTTCGAGTTCTACATTTTCGACGAGGTATCCTTCTGGATGGAGCCAGGTAACCAGGGTTACTGCCTGAGGAGCATTGAGGCACCTGAAAACTCGAGAAACCCGGATTCAAAAGGTTTTGTTCATTCAGGGGAATCAGGATACCACATGATGTATCCTGTTGACAGTCTACATGATATAAGATCTGAAATAGCGTTTCATATGCAGAAGGCAGGTATACAGATCAAGTACCACCATCATGAAGTCGGCAGAATGGGTCAGAGTGAGGTGGAAGTTAATTTCGCACCTTTCCTCAGCGCGGCTGACAATGTGATGCTGGGGAAACATATAATTCGCAACGTTGCCCTTAAACACGATCTATCCGCAACTTTCATGCCGAAACCGATTGAGGGAGAGCCTGGTTCAGGCATGCACTTTCATCTGTTCATGACAAAGAATATGAATAGGATTTTCTTCAATAAGGATGGGTACTGCAGTCTCAGTAAAACCGCTCTCAGCGCGATTGCCGGAATTCTTCATCATGCTCCTGCCATCTGCGCGTTTTCGAACGCTACCGTAAACAGTTACCGCAGGCTTGTACCAGGACAGGAAGCACCGGTTTACCGATTCTTCTCAGGCCCTAACAGAAGCGCTTCGATAAGAGTGCCGTCTTACGCGAGAACACCGGATTCAATGAGATTTGAATACAGGGTTCCTGATGGAAGTGGAAACCCATATCTATCTATGAGCGCAATACTTATGGCAGCGATTGACGGAATGAAAAAGAAAATGAATCCGCAGAAACTGGGATATGGTCCCATAGACGAAAATGTCTTCTCGAATGATTTTGACACCAGCGACCTTGCAATACTTCCGGCGACACTGGAAGAGGCTCTTGATGCACTTTCGGTAGACCGGGAGTTCCTGCAGGAAAATAATGTTTTTGCTCCCGAGTTGATAGATGATTACTTAAAGGTTAAGCGCGAAGAAGCGGCGAGTTTCTACGGAAGTCCGACTCCAAGAGAGCACTCGCTGTATTTCAGCCTTTAACAGAAAGGAAATTTCATGAAAAAACTGTTGACCCTTACATTCCTGATCCTGATGCTTGCGTGCGGGGCTCAGGAATCCCCATCGGAAGAAGTTGTTGACGAGCCGATAACCGCCACTGAAGAATATGTTCTTCCGGA encodes:
- the glnA gene encoding type I glutamate--ammonia ligase → MVAKKTIQIQLERLAEEQFEELDVRFTDALGNWRHVTVPASVVDEEFFRRGIGFDGSTLKGMTLTESGDLILQPDPRRVFEDPFTARKTLVVFADIIHPDTGNPFAKDPRGVARKAAGYLRSSGMATDSFWAPEFEFYIFDEVSFWMEPGNQGYCLRSIEAPENSRNPDSKGFVHSGESGYHMMYPVDSLHDIRSEIAFHMQKAGIQIKYHHHEVGRMGQSEVEVNFAPFLSAADNVMLGKHIIRNVALKHDLSATFMPKPIEGEPGSGMHFHLFMTKNMNRIFFNKDGYCSLSKTALSAIAGILHHAPAICAFSNATVNSYRRLVPGQEAPVYRFFSGPNRSASIRVPSYARTPDSMRFEYRVPDGSGNPYLSMSAILMAAIDGMKKKMNPQKLGYGPIDENVFSNDFDTSDLAILPATLEEALDALSVDREFLQENNVFAPELIDDYLKVKREEAASFYGSPTPREHSLYFSL